A stretch of DNA from Solea solea chromosome 11, fSolSol10.1, whole genome shotgun sequence:
CCAGTAGAGCCATCTCGTGCTGCGTCAGGCTCTCATTCCTATTCACATCCAGTGGGACACAGCCCCCATCTTGTATCTGCAGGGCGCTACTGTTCTTCTCATAGTAACACTTGATCTCCAGCAGCTCTTTGTACctctcacactcctcctccgtCAGCCCAGGCATCATCACCCTCATCGGATCTGCCATGTAGCTCCTCTCCAGTCGCTCCACCTGTTCCAACCCACCTCCACTGACGCAATCCAACCCTAAGAGGGAGTCAGTGCTGAACTGGAGGTCCTGGGACTGCAGCAAGGGCGGACTGTCCCCTCTACTCGACAAAAACTTACGCATGCTGCCAGGTGTGTTGGTGGCGTTTGTGTTGGAGGCACTCGTGTGGTCGTCTCCCAGGAGGTCGTGTTCCGACGACTCTTCGTAGCGCGTGCTTTCGTCTGTGCGTCCCACCCCACTGTCCAGCTCCTGGCTGTTGCTCAGCACGGTCTGCAGCAAATCAGGCGAATCCCTGCTTAGCGAGAAACCGTGACCACCTGGTCCACCTCTACCCGCAACGGCATCTGGTCCAGCGCCGAGGATAGAGGTGCTGTTTCTCGCTGTGTGGCTGTTGGACAGATGGACCTCGTTGTCCAGTGGATCCAGGTCCAACTcatctgggtccagctggttGTCATTCTGTCAAAGAAAGGTCATTGTTGAAGAAAAcataagaaaaaggaaaactttATACTTGATGGCAACAAACTGTGTCTCTTGTTTTTGGGTAGAAGAGATGAGtctaattgtgtgattttattgttatttgatCAGAACAACACTGACCTATCAAAAAAGCCCATTAACACAAATCCAAAACATCACGAtcgtttgttcagaatcaggaTTCTGGTCAACTATTATATAGACGGTGAACAAAAACTGTGAAATTGAGGGTAAGGGAAACAATAAACAGGCCACACGGTTACGTGTAGTGGTTAGAACTCTTGCCTTTGctgcaagaagacccaggtttcaTGACcgggtcagaacaagggcctttctacatggagtttacatgttctccccatgtgtgcgtggcttttctctgggttctccggtttcctcccacagtccaaaaacatgcagatttggggattaggcaaaatttgacattctaaattgaccatagatggttgtttgtctctatgtggttcTGTGATGGAGTACCTGTCCCACATGTCAGCTAGGattcaccctcatgtggagaataaagcggttagaagatgaatgaatgaaaacaataaacagtgagctaagaaaaagaaaaagctgtgTGGAAAATGTGTGATAACCCACTAACCCCCAATCCTTAAAACCAGTCGAGTTCTTTCGTTCTCTTTTGCACATTTGTACAACGACGGTAAACGGTAGTTTTCATTTCCGTCACTAGATGGAGTAAGAGCAGCGTGACAGTCTCACGCCATGTTAACGCCTGCAACAGCTTTTAGTTTCAACTgaatcaccaaaataaaataaaaatctaacaaagaaacatgtatatatatatatatatatatatgttctacTTGATGGTAAAGGGATTAgttttatagtttattttaatAGAGGATGAAATGCTGACATTCACACATGAATagtttttggtgtttgtttttctaatctGTTTacttttctgttctgttcaggGACTGATCAAATATAACGCAAATACTTGTGCTCAAATTAGTAAACAACCCACTCCTCACAGTGGAGTTCATCTCGGCTAATTGGTTTGATTTGCATGTGAATTGTGTGCAGATTGCGAGATGAAGTATTGAttatcatcatcctcttcattCTTATCCTTCGACAACCACTTTGacttggctctctctctctttctccccaaAGACAACAGCTCTAGCTTTAATCTCTGCGTGCGCGTTTTCCTCTGATGGTTCTCTTTCTCTCACGCTCTCACGCATCTTAATGTGGGAATGTGCCTCGGCAATATAAATCTCATCAGCCTTTTCACAGGTAGTGCTCATCTCTCCAAAAGCAAGGACATGTTTAAACAGAGAAgaagtgtgcgtttgtgtgtgtgtgtttttcgtCCATTTTAATGAGTGCCTCTTAAATCTGCCCTCGAACTCCATCTGTACAAATGCAGCCAGCATACAGATCTTTGTCTGTCTGAcggtgaataataataataataaaaaaaaatcacttttaattCACAAACACTGTGCACAAAGTGTATTGAGGAGCATCCGGTGTGCACAATGGCCTCATCTGCAGCAAGAATGACCTTGAGGGAAACAAAGCAGGGCCACATTAGCACCAGGAGTATGAGCACTATTTGTCTCTGCCGCTCTCTTCATGCAATCTGTGTTTACCATCATGTTTTCATGCCTCCTTACGCAGGTCACCTCGTAACCATGTTAGATCGGAGCAGAGAACCGTGCACGCTCACgtgttctgcttttattttctttcttctgcttTAAACTGACCTTGTGTTATCAAATATTATTATGGAGTATAGTCACTATACATGCAGCATATGAAATAAATCCACATGTTTCAATTTAAACATTGAATTAAAAGGAGAAGAATGTTTTTTAGGTTAATATAAAGACAGAGTGTTGCAGTTTTCCCTGAAGACTGTGTATAATTCCATCATTTCCTCACCTCTATCTCGGGTCGTGCGAGGAGTAAGGAGACATTAGTGCTGTCCTCTCGGGTGAGAATAGCTActgcttcctctctgtcctgGACGTCCATTCCATTTATctgacagaggaagagaataATGAAACTGAGTTAATGTCAGATAATGTGAGACCATTTGCACGAAGGCTGGATTCAATTAATTCAACTCATTTCAGGAAACGTGATTTCTTTAGAATTtgaaaattgaagaaaaaaaatctcttaaaGCTTAAGGTGAGGGCGATGACCTTCAGTCTATCATGAAAGGATTGAGAATGAATGCTGCACTATTAGCAACCTCATGTGATAAACCtgtattatatatatctatctatttttTGTAAATCGGTACATctacctgcctgcctgcctacctaaccctaaccctacctaCCTGCTACCTATctccctacctacctacctcctATCTACCTATATCCTACCTGCTACCTCCTACCTacatcctacctacctacctaaccctaaccctaactacctacctacctgcttCCTCCTACCTacatcctacctacctacccacctacctcctatctacctatctacctCCTATCTACCTGCCTACATCCTtcctatctatctgtctgtctgtctgtctgtctgtctatctatctatctatctatctatctatctatctatctatctatctatctatctatctatctatctatctatctatctatctatctatctatccatccatccatccatccatccatccatccatccatccatccatccaaccatctaTCTGAAGAGTCATATTGACGTTTCAGAGATGCACACCTGTAGTATTCTGTCTCCCTTGCGGATGCGACCGTCCATGGCAGCGATACTGTTGGGGTTCACCTGGAAGAAACAGAAAGATTTAGTTTTTCAGGGTGAGGTGAGTGACTGTGAGAGAACTGTTTGAACACTTGATTTCACACCACTGTGTTTACCTCTCCCACATATATCCCCAGGTCCTCCTCATCATCGGTTCTGTAGCACACTGTCAGGCCGAGTTTATCCTGCTGACGAGACTTGCACAGGTTCACCTCCTGCCGCGAAGGAAAAGTTCGATTCTGTCAGACGCAGAACAGTGGGGCTGCGTTCTGTGCGAGATGTCGACTTGCTAATGGGCTCTTACCTCATACTCCAGCTCGTCCTGCCTGTCCACTTCATGCTGAGTGATATCGAAGTAGTCGGTGGGGTCGTAGTAAACAGGCTCTACAAAGCTGAGGAAGAGAAGATTCGGGATATGActtcaaatgtgtgaaataaaactaGAACCAAAGCAGCAGATGAGTTCTGGTGTCAGTTGGACACTGTTGTAATGTAagaaagtacaaatactttgtttctGTACTTAAGATCAAAATTCACCTGTCTGtacttgttatttatatttctagcaacttttacttttactccactacatttcctctaactatctttgttactcattactaccaaataaaatcagaagaagaagaagagttggtattatggtctgtatttatatagacaATCCTTActtacttttttgatatttttacttataaaacttaagtacatatatatatatatatatatatatatatatacatacatatacatatacatacacttttacaaaaaaaaacttttacttaagtaatattataaaaaagtaacttcatcttctaccaaagtcattttctgttaagatacttgtacttttactcaagtatcccttttaggtactttatactaGACTGCAGTTGGGCATGCGGGACACGACTCCAACTCACAGTTCATCGAATAGATATGGCTCCAGTAATGGTGGCAGGGGAGGGGACGGAGGAGGGTCAGGTGGGGGTGGAGCTCCACAGGGATGCTGGCCGCTCTTGTTAAGAGTCAACATATGCTGGAAACTGATGTCTGTTTGGGTGCAGCTGTCCACACAGTCAGCCATGCCCATGGTCACTAGCCCTAatcctcctccagctgcagctCCTGCTTGACCCGCCCGTCTGCGGGCCCCCCGCCTCAGTATGTTGGCCAGTACTGGGTCCCGTATGTCCAGAGTGGGATCCCCAGAGAGCCGGGACAGCTCCTTCCCGTTCACCTGGAAAACAAAATCCATCAAGGTCAAAGAGATGGAAGAAAATCGAttccatgaaaacaaatgaccacATCTTGTGGCACAGATGTATGATGTAGTTAGTTTACCTTCATTCTAGACATTGAGTTACTACAAATAAATAcccaagacacacacagggctttcaaaaaaataaaaagacaaacaagacagGAGGAATAGACAGGTTTTATCAGAGTTAGTTAAAGACAGGAAACAGGACGGCAAACTACAGCTACAAACCTAAAATAAAGAGGTTATATTAGGGAACAGAAACGTGgggaaaaacatttcaacacattTCAACAGCACAGAACACGAAGACGAACAGAAAACTGTTAAACCAAAGACCTTTAGTCGACCATCGGCATCAAAAGAGCGCAGCATGTCGTTTATGTGACCCTTCTGTggagaaacaacaaagaaagcagGAGAACGGTTGTTTCAGAAAGTTATTACAGTCTTGAGTAGAACACGTTGCTTCTTTTCATTAagagaaaggaaagaggaaaaaggcACACATTTGAGAAGAGTCATTAAATTGACTTGTGTTTTGTACATAACATTTGCATACTCGTCTCTTGGTGAGCACTTTCCAGCAAAACATTGTTATCTTTCTTTTGTGTGAATTAgaaatgaggttttttttttctccacaaatacgtttggattaaaaaaaaaaaacctaattatattctggaaaaaaggaaaatgtgtttcaaaAGTACTAATGTAATTTGTTCTGGGGCCTCGTACTTTCAGATTGGAAGACGGGAAACATTTCTAGTTGAGACATGTTCTGCTTGAatttgaatgtgtgaatgtagaCCAGAATTATTAAGTGGAAATTTGCAACCACAAGGTCTATTTGAATAGTTTGTGTGTCAAAGTAAAAGGGGACACTTTGTTaagatgtgtaaatatcagtacatgtgttactggtgaagagtaaatgaaaacaactgAGTATGGAATGATGCAGCTGCTCTAAACGTCTATCAAATCATAGTACAATATGTGAACatcatcaaaaaagaaaaatatgttgtATCCATTTATGCACGTTATGTATATGACTTGcatttgataaataaaagttataaaaaaaaaataaaaaataaatatgtgaacATCATCTCTGCAAAGGTTGCctttgatcaagtgaagcaAAACTAAATTAGAGAGGTTTTAGTGCAGAAAGTACAGACGAGGTCTCATCAgtgccatttgtattttctcatgCATAAAACtacatatttctttttctttctttttttaaatcacaatgagtgttcaataaaaacagtttatgactttgttttaaagtTCAAATAGTTCTATTTTCCATTCCAAAAGCGAACACAAGATGGCAGGACTGAGCCAAAATGAGATTGACAGCactgtcagccaatcagaatcaGCAGAACGCCGACATGTGACCAggacaggctgctgctgcatatGGAGATCATAATGCTTCCCCCAGGGTCCTAATGATTTGAgtgtaaaacaggaagtgtgtctgGCCAGATCAACTTTTGACGGAGAaacatcaaaggtaagagcaGATTTAACAGCAGTCGTAAGGTGATAAgatttctgttgtctttattctttggcttttctttttttaaatctctgtggtgcttttgttgttgagtAGTTTGACTTATATCCTCAGAGTCTGTGGAGTCTCTGCTTTCATTCGCGctgtatgttgtgtgttcaggATAAAGTGTCGTAGCGTTAGATCCAGAAACTTAGCGAATGCGTGAGTTGACAGCAGTGCCGAACGGAGTTTGACATGTCGTCATGCATTTAGttgttatttgagctgtgtttgtgacatttaaaatatggaGTCGATAACCATAGCCCAGCTGTTTAATTTGATGTGCAACAATAACTATATTCTGTTTAGTGCAGTATTCCACAATATTTTTACCCAGCGCCTCTCTGGGTCCCCCAATTGGGGGGGACTTGGgcttaatatttagtttttttctaactttctgccaataaatcgccttaaacgttacacactggaccttcacaTGGGTTACTGCATAGCTGTCGGATAAGGCTTGGTATAAAATGGAatttaatacaatttatttttatttttttcccttatttaaacattttaaacgtGTGTTTTTGCACAGTTCACGTCACTACGGGTGAGAGACTGTAAAACTTTTTATGCCGTTTTCTTTAATgccacatgtttatttattgtggtATAACAATAACCCTGCTATCACAATAAATTACAATTTATTGCTGGGATGTATTTGTAAAAGAGAGAACAAATACAACCAGTAATGCATGTCATAAACATGTGGCATtaaaaaagtgcataaaaagTCCAACTCATTTAAAAgccaaattaaaatgatttattcatcTTTTGTTTAACATGAAGTTAGTCTGGGTTATGTAGATAATCCTTTACATTTCCTTTAACGATAACCTTACTCATACAgctttctgttgttgttgaggcCTCTAATTCATTATAGAAACCTTGTGTGAGTAAAATCAGTTCTCTAGAATGAATTTGATGCGAGTCAGAGAGTAACACGATGTTAGTAACAGTAACTGTGCCAGACGGCCTTTGTAGAATCTCATTCATGTGCACAGTCGCTGACCTTGACTGTCTCCACATCTTTACCACCcggcctccctctctcctctcatgtcCTTCCAGTAATTGCATGTCAAATCAATGTTCCCTTGTGCAGCCGAGCACAAAAACGTTTTTGCTACATACAGAACCGTTTCTccctacttcttcttttttttttttattattaataatgtataTGGTTCTCTCTCATCCCGCTCCAACAACACCACGACCGCTCCTCTGGTGCATCTTTCCTCCTTTGCCATTGTGTTTCAATGCAAACATTAATTTCCCTCCTGTCCTTTTATCTGCCGCTGCCTATATGTTCACTCTTGCTTCCTCTCATCCCTGGTCTCTCCAGACTCTGGCTTTCTTTGGCCGCGCTGCCTCAGCAGTTCTGTCTGTTGTGTCCCTTCCCTGCAGATGATAACTCACACTCCTCTGGTTCTATCTATTTCCAGCTCTCCATCTtctccaagtctgtgtgtgtgtttgtgccccCTCACGCTAATGTTCCTTCATAAATCTCGCTGTCTTTCTTAATGAGCCTCTTCTCTTGGAGACAAATAAGgtgcttcctctctgttgaTGATGAAGGAATTAACGCCGTGTAGCATGTATGGGGAGATTAGAGGAATACACTGGGTAACATCACCAACTCACCAAAGATCGTTTGTGCTTCAGTGCACTGTTCTCATGACCACATGGCTAATCTCTGCAGGATTAGAGAGGCTAATAGAAAAGTGCTCCATGAGGTCATGAGTGACAAGTATGAATACTGATAGAGAAGAGAGGCCGACTTCTCATTCATTATCAATGAGAGGTGCTGAGATTGCTTTGAAGAAGACTCCACGCGGGGTAATGGTTGATGTGTGTTAGACAGCTTTTTCGGGAATCCATTAACCTCGGACGTGTGCTGCTCTCTATCATCTCTGGGTTACTGGGTCACGGCATACAGCTGCTGTTAATGAGCTGCACAATATGCAAGTGATGGAGAACCAAACCCCACCCTTATTCTCCATATGTCTGTTAACCCTTAGGTAAATAATACGCAACTCCTAATATGGTCAtcctgggagtgtgtgtttataggtcacatcttcaggctttgcaaaatgcattttttgtcttcttatgtgttgttgagtcaaagatATGACTCATTTTATGTGATTATTAGAGATTAGTAGTGATAATtgtacagaagtcacaaaaatgttatttttgtttttataaaaacgAGCCACATTtgacaaattcaatccgattaatccgaattaaatatatattttcatcagattgcctatcaGTTGtgctaacaaaaaaaaggatataagacactctatattgcacattcttatagcctctgtatacgTTTAACTTTGTAATGTTGttctcaggattaaaaatagagctgaaatttggaggaaaataaattCGCAGGTGGTGGGCTGTGGTGACTGTGGAGCTGAGGGCGGGGACAGGGCCAAGATGTGAGTGAAGACATGAAAGAGACGCACAAAGTTCAAAGtgtagaaagaaagagagacaacGAGTGCACGGAGGAGACGGGGGGGAGGGTGGGAGGTGAGGAGAGGGTAATGATGCAGAAGCAATGAGGAAAACAAGCTTTCAAGGAACTGCCGGGTGAATGCAAATAGGTTTGAGCTCttgtatgtaaacacacagacgcGCGTGACAGAAACTTGTGTGGAATTAACTAGTCGACGCATTATTAGGTTTTATCTGAAAGCTCTTTAAGGAGCAAATGAATGTGCAGTACAACAGGATGAGACATGGCTACAAAtgatcccacacacactctatgTGAGGAAGAACAACACTGTCACAGTCTTAATCTTAATTGTggtaattcatgttttttttttcatgaaaaagcATCTCATGCATGGCTCACACCTTCTCCCCCCAAACACATTGAATTCCACTCGTTCAGTAATTGATTTTTCTCATCGTGGGTGCTTTGAAGCCTGGAGCAGCAACATCCTCAGCAAATCAATTAATTTGAAGACGGCGTTGACCCGCTCAGACTATATAACCCCTGTTGTCTGATATTGCAGATCTCATTTAAATAtacacacgggggggggggagtgtttTTAACCGTCTATTATTAACTGATAACACTGTGAGAAGAAGATATTGATTCAAAGGCAGCTCAGAGAATCTTTGAAATGATGCTGATGAAGCTAATAAGTCGCAGTGGGAATACGGAGTATATGAATATGCATTCACGTACAATGCATTCATCATTCACATGACCAGAATTGTTGTGTTGGTAATGATGAtagaacaacattttaaaaaactaaaaaaaatgctcaATACTGAAGGAAATGACCTTAGAATAAATGGCATCCACcttctatttttcttttccatttcacTCCTCTGTgctatgaatgaatgattgaggAGTGAGACATTCTCTTCATCCTCACACCCCCTGATGTGTTGTCTacatgtcagtcagtcacaaGTCTGCAGGTGGCAAAGATCAGGAAGCTGTCAGACAGTACTACGCTGTTGTATGATTTGTGATGAGGAAATTTAACTCCACCCGTTATCATTCACAGACAGATGctggtaaataataataattaaacgtTATTCCGCTTAAATAGCCACATATTCATTCTTGATGAACAAACTCATGaattcatatacatatacatatctatatatatatatatatatatacatatgtatatgtatatgtatatgtatatgtgtataagtgtatatatatatatatatataaatatataaatatatactgtacttaagtGACATTTTGATGATGCTTCTTTTGCACTTTTACTTGCCTGCCTATTGGAAATATTTGGAGACAATGAaggacaataaaacaacaaatattatataatacgGTTGAAAATAGTGTGTGCTATGCCAAAGTTGTAAAACAacgtatttatttaatttctttgtatttatttctttttttattgctctATTTATATGCAGTGCTTACATAGTAG
This window harbors:
- the LOC131468844 gene encoding PDZ domain-containing protein 4-like isoform X1, which gives rise to MGCNMCVVQKPEEQYRVMFQKGHINDMLRSFDADGRLKVNGKELSRLSGDPTLDIRDPVLANILRRGARRRAGQAGAAAGGGLGLVTMGMADCVDSCTQTDISFQHMLTLNKSGQHPCGAPPPPDPPPSPPLPPLLEPYLFDELFVEPVYYDPTDYFDITQHEVDRQDELEYEEVNLCKSRQQDKLGLTVCYRTDDEEDLGIYVGEVNPNSIAAMDGRIRKGDRILQINGMDVQDREEAVAILTREDSTNVSLLLARPEIENDNQLDPDELDLDPLDNEVHLSNSHTARNSTSILGAGPDAVAGRGGPGGHGFSLSRDSPDLLQTVLSNSQELDSGVGRTDESTRYEESSEHDLLGDDHTSASNTNATNTPGSMRKFLSSRGDSPPLLQSQDLQFSTDSLLGLDCVSGGGLEQVERLERSYMADPMRVMMPGLTEEECERYKELLEIKCYYEKNSSALQIQDGGCVPLDVNRNESLTQHEMALLEEELRHLEFKCRNILRAQKMQQLRERCLKAWPLEEKNGASAGTLVSEDTCHHALSDINELPERERSDKDSTSAYNTGGESCRSTPLVQEQYPSHSKQSLDGGESLYSAGMQCSTSTRQKEKGTRPERGDGVQVNLNQLYSHTHRRAADAKTSSPGAKVRSLSRDGGARRGSDGGMRRNPKASVTAERSGGRSAENSPYLSRRQTETNPPPRYLSCMQLRSLSTTEQLGGLRGTLREGSMETEGDASPMSLGSTCKGVAQAPSAEPLPLSPSMMPTSPRMEWKVKIRSDGSRYVAKRPVRDRLLKARAMKIREERSGMTTDDDAVSEMKMGRYWSKEERKQQLQKAREQRRRREFMVQSRLDCLREREREQGGSGGQQGATQQQEANTILELCHRRSMKKRSRRILDNWITIQELLAHGARSADGKKVYNPLLSVTTV